taccagtgCTATCCCCAAAACTAGCATTCACTGAGTTCATTTCATGTTGATATCTCATCCAGTTAGTCCTTCTGGATCAAAGCAGAGTAttagaagaatattttttaatatgagaGGTTACACAAAGACTGTACCATACATAAGGCACCTCCCCATGTTGTGAGAgaaaattttggggaaaaaagccTCATTTTAGGTTCTGGCACTTTCTATCTAAATTTAGTATTTAGGTGTCCCTATCACAGAGCTAGGATTTGCAAACATATTCTCCATTCCTTGTGTCTTATTTGAGCTTGACCttacaaaacaaacaactccTGAGGACAAAAGAGAAACATGCTAAATGCACGAACTATTTGTTACTTATTTAAGCTACCTGTTTCCAAAATCTATTTGAGAAGAcctaaattaaaagacacaagcaCAGTCAGACCATTACATAAATACAGATGATCTAAAGCcttaaggaaaggagaaggaaaaaggccTCTGATTACCTAACAAGGAGCACAGTTTAAAATTTTATGctcaaaggaaggaggaaaaggtaGGGGAATACATACATCTTACTAACTGATAAAAAGAAGCACACCAAATTTTCaaatatcatatttttttctattactaaATTGGAAAAAGACTTCAATGTATGAGTCCTttagaagggaatggaagagTGGGCATTGCCTTCAACTtccattttggaaaatgaaaggaatggtcATGAAAAACCCACTGCATATTACCACTGCATCAGTGCTATGGGCATCCTGACATTTAATGAAATGCATAGATGGTGATTCTCAGCAGACATGGTCAGGCAGATAACATGTAGTGATCTAAAGTGACAAcagagagatggatttgaggACCAGGCCTCCTGCCATTTTTCTACCCATTCTCCCTTGAATGGTCAAGCCAGGTGTTTCAAGCTGGACTTTGgcataaactagacagaagtcaGTTTGAGGCTGAAGTTTCTGGTGAAAATTGGAAGGCAAATAAGTTGTGCTGCTGATTAGAAAAAGGCTCACTTGTTTTGAAAAACACAAGGGAAGAATTTCCATATACTGACTGCTTATATTAGACTTTAGCCGATGTTCCCTTTGATTTTCTTAACACGGCAGATAAGGCAAATCATAGCCAAGTAAAGATTGAGCACGTGGAAGGCATGTTTCTTGTGATGATGGGGACGATGGCTTTGAGAATCCCagagcaaagtggaatgcaaacagAGGAACTGAGAAATTATTCTTCCTGCTTAATTGCTATGGATTTAACTGCCACTCCaaaatgctgaattttttttagtaAGGGCAATGCTTGGTCCTATAGGGTTAAAATGTCATGTCAAGGCACACAATCATAGCAAACAGATTTGCTAATCATAACAATGATGATGACATCATCATCATAATCTCTTATATTgccatagcattttttttttttttttgagacagggtcttcccctgttgcccaggtaggagtgcagtggtgtgatcaaggctgaatgcagcctcaactcctaggctcaagcgaccctcttgccttagcctctccagtagttgggcctacaggcatgcacatcatgctcagctaatgcttttttttatttttagtaaatatggggtctcactaggtactgtgttgcccaggctggcctcaaaattctgagctcaagcaatcctcccacctcagcctcccaagtgctgggattataggcacaagccactgcactgcGACCAATAACATTTTAATCAAATTGCTTTTTTATATCTTGTTTCATTTTGGTTTCACTTCATTGCTAGCAGCGATGTTGAACTGATTTTGAAACATCACTGTTTTTAGACAAATGAAACACCAAAAGCTTTAAGTTATTTGATTTGCGGAGCAGCAGAACTTCTTATGAGCAAAATGAACCAGGACTGGAACCCTGGTCTTTTGAGAATCCCAGACCACAAGAGTTTGAAGAACTCAGGGAAACTGAATTAGAGTTTTTGATATGGACTGAATCACTGTGGAATTATTATAAGAAACTCTTTGGCAGTGGAACAACACTTGTTGTCACAGGTAAGTATCAGAAGAATACAACATTTCCAAGATAATGGAAGGCAAGAAATGATTAAACTGGAATAATGTAATAATGTTTAGAGAAAAGAGGAATTGGATGGGGATTTGATGTAGAAATCTTAGGAGAGACTTTAAAACAAATGCTCATACTAAAAGAGAACATAGATAACATGGCACAAATATCATAATAGGATTTGGCTTTGTGCGTATATGGACTTCTATAAAGTGCTCATATATAATGTATGAAATGATCTCATTAAAATGTTAGGCCCTGAGACCAAATGTATTATGACAGGTAAGTTTGTGATAGACTCTATAAAGTGGACACATATTCATCTCTGATGGTCAAAGACATGTTGACTCTTGTTGTGAAAGAAGCTGGGTGTTGGAGTCAGGTCCACCTGGAACTCTGGCTCCACTACTCACTGCTTAGTGAAATTGAGTGATTATTCtttggcctcagttttctaatccATAAAATGGGATAACTATGAATTCAGCAGGGTTGTATAAGAATTGCACAAGACAGTGTGAATTAAGTACTTGGCACATTGTCCAACCCAAAATAGGTGCCCAACAAATGTTCTCTGGATTCACATGTAAAGAGACAATGGATCTACTATGGAGACTTGCTCTCAGCCCATCAAATTTACAGAACAGCAATTCTCCAGAGGATTCAGCTGTACTTCTAACTGCTCAAATGGAAGGTTATCTTAACATcagatcacacacacaaaaattgaaCTTATGGATTCGTTTCCTGTTAGCAGACTTTTTAATCACTTGGCAAAAACATTGTAATAagatgcttattttttatttttgttgttctatGTGGTTTACTTAATCCTTTATCTTAATTGATATCATTTCTAACACCAACATATTGGTCCTAAGATTTATAGCTAATTAGTTTAGGGTTTTGTTCATACGTCCcaagaaaaaaaggttaaaatctTACCAAAAATGGTCAAGATATCAAATCAATTAAATCCAGTTGGAAACGTTGTAAAtctgaaatacatatttaaacataaaatggcTATAACTATTTAgctaatgaaaaaataagaaatagagaaCACTTAAATAAATATCCATAGGTAGATTTAATACATCATACCATCTATAAAAATGTAGTTGATATTTGGTAAATTTACAATGCTGCATTTTAATAAACTACAAACAACTTAGGCAATTTAACTCAAATATACTATTTGATTATGCAAATAAATGTACATAAATGCATCCAAcaggtttattattttaaagaaataaaatatataaatactatttGTTATTGAAGTAAGTAAAAATGTACCATACTTGACCATAAAAAACACTCttaatatgtacattttaaaagtagtatttttaaaaatcatgtgagAGGATGATCCAGAATATCAGCACTTACCATGTATAATCAAGTATGCTATTTAATGATTCGTTAACTATTACGTTGAGAAAGTTATGGAAGTTCCAGATGCATTTTGTCCTGAAAAGAATGAAACTTAAAGAATCTAGCTAAAGAAAGGGGACAAGAGGCAATGAATGCTGTGATACCATACAGAAAATGTCCAAGtttatcatttgatttttaatttctttagtacAATGAATTAGAAGTATTTCCATGAAGAGACTCTAGTTCCTAGGATGAAAATTAGATTGGAAAATATATTGACTAGAgactaaaattatataaatataatgtgcaattgaaaaattaatcttatattttataacatgcttttaaaattagaagCAAACTATATAGTGGAGAAAAAATATACACTGTCTCACAAGTATAACAAGTAAAATACTATTTGCACTAAAAGCAAAGAGTATGAAATTAAGATGAGCACATTATGCCTAATTAAATTTATGCATGctcaaaaattaatatttctgtaTATGTTTACTAATTTTGTATGAAAATCAGAAGCTTTGCTACACAAACAGAAATTATcaagattgttttcttttcttctcaaatgagaaatttaattcttattttcttaagaaattgTTCAATTATTAAACTCACTTCAAACCAGCCAAAGCATTGGAGTTTCAATTGGAAATCAAAATAGAGAGAATTGTAACATTTATAATTTCAGTTAGtagattaaaaatacatgtataacCCATTAACATTCCAGATTCAAGTGTTTACAAAGGGCCTTTGTAAACATATAATGCTTTGTTATGTATCTTGACCCTATGCCTATAAGAAGCTCTGAAATCATGACTTTTAATAGAGCAATTACATATACGTTTTATTCAGCAGGCTAAGACGAAGAGAATAATGGAGCTTTAAAACAGTTAAGCAGCATATAGGACAGATACAAATTCTGGGAGAGACATAAAGAGTCAAAATATAGATACACTGATTTACATAGACCTTCTCATTAATAgggtaaatttatataaaaactagtaTAAAAAATACACCCCTGGTGCATTCTTAGTCATTCTTAAACTTCAAAtgaaattccaaaataaaatgtgCTTTTGGTGAATACTttctaaagcaaaacaaaattttgatAAGTGCATTACTGCATAAGATTAACACAAGAGTATTTctgaaaataatcaataaaaaatttaaataagagtATTGGAAATGTTgccattttgtttctaaattcGAGAGATGGTGAATAATCTGGAGGTACAGCTGTAAATACTGCTGCATCCCAAAACTTGGAGGGTGCAGATGTGAAATTGAGATGTTATATAAAGTTAGATATTAACTGGGGGAACTGCGCATGGCATACACATTGAAGCTACACAGTCAACTTGATAGACAGTGTGTACATGTGGAAGTAGATTCTCTTTAAAACAAGTGACtgtgtatgttaaaaataaaagtgaacaaagtggctaggcatggtggctcacacctataatcccaggatttgggaggctgaagcaggcagatcacttgagctcaggagtcttaaaccagcctggtcaatatggtgaaatatgtccctagaaaaaacaaatattagccaggcatggtggtgcatacctgtagtcccagctacttgggaggctgaggtgggaggatcacttgagcctgggaagttaagactgcagtgagctatgatcgtgctgcTGCATTCCAACCCGGACGACAGAGCAAgccccagtctcaaaaaaaaaaaaaaaaaaaatttctgacatTTATTCATATGggaaataagataaataataagataaatatgGTGCATTGCAGATTTAGTTAAATGAAGAGTGGGAGTACACAAAATTGCAGAACATGAGAATGTGTCTTATTTGACCAAAGAACATAAGTTACAAAGGatggaaaagggaaaggggaaaaggaCCAAAGAGTCTCATCTGTAGAGAGATCATTGAAGTTTTCTGACCTTCTTCCACTTTCCCCTGCCATCCACCTTGAAAACCTGCTTCATTATGATGAaacaaaagagattaaaaaataaaataaatatgctcaTGAACGTTGGAAGCCCTGGTAGGAGGCAGTTAAAAATCACACTCATCACAGCATGTGCAGAATAAACAAAGGCCAGGTTTTCATCCAGCATCTGACACTTGAGAGCTGTGACttttggcaagttatttaatgtcTTGATCCTCTTTTCAACATCTGTAAAATAAGCACAATAATAAGTACTGTGCATCCTATCCTGGATGAAAGGCCGCGGTGGACACCAGCTCAATGGCACCTTCTCTTTTTATGGTTATGTACTAGGCCACTTCAAACCGTGCAATGTGTGTGCTTCTCTaatgattcttttaaattcatatttcatttttccccATAGATAAACACCTTGATGCAGATGTTTCCCCCAAGCCcactatttttcttccttcaattgCTGAAACAAACCTCCATAAGGCTGGAACATACCTTTGTCTTCTTGAGAAATTTTTCCCGGATGTTATTAAGATACATTGGCAAGAAAAGAAGAGCAACAAAATTCTGGGATCCCAGGAGGGGAACACCATGAAGACTAACGACACATACATGAAATTTAGCTGGTTAACGGTGCCAGAAAAGTCACTGGACAAAGAACACAGATGTATCGTCAGACATGAGAATAATAAAAACGGAGTTGATCAAGAAATTATCTTTCCTCCAATAAAGACAGGTATGTGTTTACACATATCTCTCAGAACACTTCTTTGAAAGTGAATGCtgcattttttcctttcagtattaatgaaaaacaaacataaatctCTCTTAAAAATGGTTACATTTAATGGTAGAGTAAATGCCCTGCTACTTTTCTATAGAATTAAAATGGTATAGGTTTTggagaaaacaaaattgaaaaagttACTGaaggtttctcagcctcagctccaTTATACAAAATAAGAAAGTCACATGCTGATTTTTAGGGTTGTTAGATGGATTAAAGGAAACAACATACACAGAAGCATCTAGCAACGTAGCACGTGGTAAATGCTCAAAAAGTGTTCTCCCTTCTTTTGATGACTTTACTTGATCGGAAAAGAACAAGTATATGTCTTTCAGGAATGTTCTGCCCAAGCAGGAGAGTCACTCACCTCAATCTTGCTACCCACAAAGTTTAACCTACAAACCATGGGTTCATTGTTGACAAAATAATGTTCATCTGACGATAACTGTAGATCTTGTTTATCTGTAGATAATGTTTATCTGTAGAGTGTGGCTCTACAAAACATAGAATAGTCTTGGCCACTGCAGTTTTATAGAGGCCTTGGGTTTTTCAGAGTTTCATTTTATATATCACCATAAAGTAACATTTCATAATTAAAGGTTGGTAAGGCTTACATGTACAGCCATTCTTCCATTTTCCATAATAAATGCATTTCCTGCCATTGGTTAATGCagctcaatagatatttattgtacAATTATGACACACCAGGCTTAGTGGAAATGTGGATGAACAGACAAGGATGAGTTACTATCCTAAGGAGGATGCATGACAGTGCAGAGAATATACTCTTTTCCTGATCACTCAGGGTCACTCATGATTCACGCGCGAGCTCCCAAAACAGTGCCTTTGATGCAGATTCTGTACATCTCTAGATGATTGGGCCAAGGGCTGAATGTGCTGTGGCCCAGTGGTCCAGTCCGTCACTATATGTCAACATCCTGAATATGAACATAACAGTCCAATACCTCCAGAGTGGGCATGAAAAGGACTCATTTTGTGCTTTTTCCTGTGGTTAACAAGTCCTTTTTAGCCTAGGGGAACAAGCATTAACAAAATGTTTGAAGATCTTTGCCATGTACCATTCCAAATTTCTAGGGTAAGTCTTTAGCTTTTCAGATCCTGAGTTTCTGCAATGATCAAATGTGATTTGGACAGTTGTCTTGACTTTCCCCTGGGGCTATGATGGAGTGTAAAGGAAACAATGGCGGGGAAAATGCTTGCTTTCAAAATGGTAGCAGGGATGTGTTCGTTTGTGTAGTTACTGTATTAGGTGTAGCCTTTCCTGAAACTAACTGAAGTGGGGTTATAAAAACAGTcccaattttctatttcctttgctGAGACACAAAGAGGAGACAAAAGTGCAAAGCTTGAGAGTAGTCTTACCACTGTGCTTAAGTGTTCTGATTTTTCCAGTGATCAGGGTGAAATAAAAAGCATAGTAAGTTCCAGGGCAGTGAATACCATACAGGAGAGAAGTTACAGTTTTATAATGTGTTTTACTTTACACTAAATTCTAAaagtaaaatgtcttttttttaattttttttgagacagaatttcactcttgtgtCTCAGGCAGGAGTGctatggtatgatctcggctcacggcaacctccacctcccagtttcaagcaattcttctgcctcagcctcccgagaagttgaaattacaggcgcctggcaccATATTTcgctaattattctatttttagtagagatggggttttaccatgttggccaggttcgtctcaaactcctgacctcaagtgatccacctgcctcagcctcccaaagtgctgggattacaggtgtgagtcactgtgccggACCTAACAGTAAAATGTCTTTCATGTGCTTCTCAAAGCAACTACATTAAGGAGGACACATCTCTTAATGTCATTCTACAGTAGATTTCTAATGCTCTTTCTTGAAAGTTTGTTTTCCTGAGAAgagctaaaaatataataacattgAAGTGATCATATTATATAATCAATGAAGTGCTTTCAAAGGAGATAAAACTAATCTGGTCTGCATTTGCAACCAGCCTTGATTGAGAGAAAGAGAACTCAGGATACACTTAGAGATTTTATTATGGGGAATAGTTACTTTGTTCATTTTACCTCAATCAATGCATGGAAATAAGTGACAGtcagtttcatttatcttttaataaataaAGTCACCATGAGGAAAATGAAAACCCATTAAAGTCAGCCCTTAAAGATATTTGGACATGCAGACATGATAACTAACGTTTGCATTTGTGAGACTTACCCAAAACCTATACCTCAAGTCCATTTTTAAGAATACATGAAATAAAGATCTCAGTGAGTGTATAAAACTGCACACCAGAATCATATCCGTATAGACAAGAACACATctactagaaaaataataaaccaaaacACCAAGGCgactctgtttctttctgttttaaaatgtgttgtcTTTGTATGCatgtttacttcttcctttttttttttaaacatcacaGACAAATTCAACTCTCACCTCAGTTTTATTGAGAGAACTGTCAATGTGACTTGGCCTCTCTCTTTCCAGTCCCAGAAAGGATTGCACTGAAATGCAGAGCTCCTGTAATAAAAATGACCATTTGCTGAGAGTAATTAACATACTGAAAGAGATTTTCTTAGAGTACACAATGGTGACATTCTATtgtctctttataaattactttctatttctgtggattATTTCTACAAAGCACTTTTCATATGTCCAATTCCTTTTATTCCCCTACAACTACTGTCTGAATACTGGCTCTGCTGTTCACTGATATGACTCTCGGCAAGTTGCCTGCACTTCTTAAACTTTATTTCCTCATTCAGAACATGGGGTCATACATAATACAACTCACTGAAGTGTTATTGgggaattaaacaaaaaaatgcatGGGAAGCATTTAACATAGTGCCTGACACAATAATGAGCACTCAGTAGATATTAGCTTTTATTaatattgttgttgttatgtccAGAAATACTATACCTCCAGAAAATCATGGGTACTTGCTCGGGACGTTGGGGATATACATGATTTGGAAAGGAATGACTGCTCTCTACTGCTTAGATGAGAAATTTTTCTAAGCCAGACTCCTTCAAACACGTAAGATTCTGTTGTGGATTCTAGGACTGAAAGAATtcttggccgagtgtggtggcttatcCTGGTAAACTCATCATTTGTGAggacaaggcaggaagattgcttgagcccaggagttggaaagcagcctgggcaacatggtgaaaccctgtctccacaaaaaatacaaatattagctggtcATGGGAGTgagtgcctgtactcccagctactcaggaggctgagatgggaggatcacctgagcctggagggtttgaggtttcagtgagccttGATGACACCatactatactccactccagcctcggtgacagtgacattctgcctcaaaaaaacccccaaaattattctttttgctGATTTCATGTCAGCAGTGTGTGTCAAAGGCTGTAAAGTAGCCActtgttatgtttatttttccactGAACAAGTATTTATCAAAAACATACTTTGTGGAAGGCACTGTGCTAGAAACTATGCATACAGAAGGAAAACCAAATGTTCTTGGATACTGCACTCCATTTgtgatcaaaaagaaaaagagtatccTTAACGAACTTCAAATCTTGATGTGCAAAAACATAATATATGAATCAGATCTACGTAATTACATAGAATCAGGATTATTTCTGGAATTGTGGGCTCACATTTTTAATAActgtcctcctgcctctctgTTGACAGGTTTTATAAATATTCActtaattacacacacacacagacacagacacacacacacacacacaccccttgacAAATAATGGGCATGAACAACTGACTAGTACTTGCTCTCATTCTTCCAGATGTCACCACAGTGGATCCCAAAGACAGTTATTCAAAAGATGCAAATggtaagtttttgtgttttttatttcctcctgATCATTTTAAGTTTTGAACTTCTCTGACTTGAAAAATCAGGGAATGGATTTTGCTAGGTTGGGTGTTACAGAATGGAcctagtgatattttaaaaattagtcccTCATTTTCTAGGAGTTGTATTAACAAACCTAACTACTGCTTCGTGTACGAGATGACTGTAAATTGAAGGGTACAGTGTtatgctttcaattattttaacaaaCAGACTTTACTcatccatttgtcttttttttttttttatttgagatgatgtctcactctgttgcccaggctggagtgcagtggtgtgatctccgctcaccacaacctccgactcctgggttcaagcgattctccagcctcagcttctcaagtagctgggactacaggcacatgccaccatgtctgggtcatctttgtatttttagtaaagactgggtttcactaagttggccaggctggtcttgaacttatgacctcaagtgatccacctgcctcagcctccccaagtgctgggattataggcgtgagtcactgtgcccagtctaaAAGTAAAATGTCTTTCGTGTGCTTCTCAAGGCAACTAAGTTAAGGAGAACACTTCTCTTAATGTCATTCTACAGTAGATTTCTAATGCTCTTTCTTGGAAGTTTGTTTTTCCGAGAAAAGCCAAAAATATAACATGGAAGTGATCATATTATATAGTCAATGAAGTTCTTTTGAAGGAGATAAAACTAATCTGGTCCATATTTGCAACAACCTTGATTGAGAGAGAACTCAGGATACACTTAGAGATTTTATTATGCAGAATagttactttattctttttacctCAATCAATTCATGAAAATAAGTGAtagtcattttcatttgtcttttaacaAATAAAGTCAccctaaggaaaataaaaagacattgaaAATCCATTAAAGTCAGCCCTTAAAGATATTTGGACATGCAGACTTGATAACTAACGTTTGCATTTGTGAGACTTACCCAAAACCCATACCTCAAGTCTATTTTTTAGAATACATGAAATAACGATCTCAGAGAGTGCATAAAATTGCACACCATATCCGTATAGACAAGAACACATctactagaaaaataataaaccaaaacACCAATGCGactctgttttcttctgttttaaaatatgttgtctTTGTATGCAtgtttgcttcttccttttttattttaaacatcacAGACAAATTCAACTCTCACCTCAGGTTTTATTGATAGAAGTACCAGTGTGACTTGGCTTCTCTCTTTCTAGTCCCAGAAAGAATTGCACTGAAATGCAGAGCTCCTGTAATAAAAATGACCATTTGCTGAGAGTAATTAACATACTGAAAGAGATTTTCTTAGAGTACACAATGGTGACATTCTATtgtctctttataaattactttctaTCTATTTCTGTGGATTATTTCTACAAGGTACTTTTCATATGtccaatttcttttcttcccctacaTCTCCTGTCTGAATACTGGCTCTGCTACTCACTGATACGACTCTTGGCAAGTTGCCTGcacttttaaaactttatttcctCATTCAGAACATGGGGCCATACATAATACAACTCACTTAAGTGTTATTGgggaattaaacaaaaaaaatacatgggAAGCATTTGACATAGTGCCTGACACAATAATGAGCACTCAGTAGATATTAGCTTTTATTaatattgttgttgttatgttcAGAAATACTATACCTCCAGAAAATCATGGGTACTTGCTCGGGACGTTGGGGATATACATGATTTGGAAAGGAATCACTGCTCTTTACTGCTTAGATGAGAAATTTTTCTAAGCCAGACTCCTTCAAACACGTAAGATTCTGTTGTGGATTCTAGGACTGAAAGAATTcttggcccggtgtggtggcttatCCTGGTAATCTCATCATTTGTGAggacaaggcaggaagattgcttgagcccaggagttggaaagcagcccgggcaacatggcgaaaccctgtctccacaaaaaatacaaatattagctggtcATGGGAGTGagtgcctatactcccagctattcaggaggctgagatgggaggatcaccagagcctgggcagtttgaggcttcagtgagccatgatgacaccACACCAtagttcactccagcctgggtgacagtgacaccctgcctcaaaaaaaaaaaaaaacccaaaattactGTTTTTGCTGATTTCAGGTCAGCAGTGTGTGCTGAAGGCTGTAAAGTAGccatttgttctgtttatttttccattgaacAAGTATTTATCAAAAACGTACTTTGTGGaaggcactgtgctaggagctATGCATACAGAAGGAAAACCAAATGTTCTTGGATGCTACACTCCAGttgtgataaaaaagaaaaatgtattcttcACAAACTTCAACATTCTGATGTGCAAAAACATAATATATGAGTTAGATCTACCTAATTACACAGAATTAGACCAATGATTTCTGGAATTGTGGGCTCACATTTTTAATTACTGTCCTCCTACCTCTCTGTTGACaggttttataaatattcatttaattacACACagtcacagacacacactcagacacacacacatacacacacacacaccccttgacAAATAATGGGCATGAACAATTGACTAGTACTTGCTCTCATTCTTCTAGAT
This DNA window, taken from Pongo pygmaeus isolate AG05252 chromosome 6, NHGRI_mPonPyg2-v2.0_pri, whole genome shotgun sequence, encodes the following:
- the LOC129040735 gene encoding T-cell receptor gamma alternate reading frame protein, translating into MERFSTCSLIPGIPGMVFSIWVNSDKHLDADVSPKPTIFLPSIAETNLHKAGTYLCLLEKFFPDVIKIHWQEKKSNKILGSQEGNTMKTNDTYMKFSWLTVPEKSLDKEHRCIVRHENNKNGVDQEIIFPPIKTDVTTVDPKDSYSKDANDVTTVDPKYNYSKDANDVITMDPKDNWSKDANDALLLQLTNTSAYYMYLLLLLKSVVYFAIIAFCLLRRTAVCCNGVKS